In Rhizoctonia solani chromosome 6, complete sequence, the sequence CCGCAGCTTGAAGCTCGTGGTCTTGGATTCCCCTCTATTTAAGCACAGTTTATCAAAGCCACGCAAGGAACGCAAGGGCTGGCTGGTTTGTGTGGAGGGGTAAGATAGATACTATATTTCGTACTAAGTAATGTTCGATTTTATGTCTCAAAAAATGTAAAACGCACCAGCTGCGTGACCTCGCATCCATTAATGGAGCCGGTGTTCTTCACCGTTGCCGTCACAGTGTATGCAATGTCGTAAAGAGTGCCACTACCATCGAAGGGTTCCTTGGTGAGTTGAATACCTAAATTCCTAAAATTGGCAAAATTCACTCCAATTTTTACTCAGTACTCTCACCATCGATAGGATTTCCAGGAGTGGATCGGATCTTGAGGTTGCTGTAATTGAAAGTTGTAAGGCTGTGAATCATTGAGAGTATATGTGAGTCAATAAACCGACTGATTGAGAGTCCATTTACCTGAGGCCAAACCCGAACTCAAAGCGTGGCGTGATATTTTTGGCGTCGAACCTGTTCACGAACTTGGTAACAAATTTTACGAGCCACACAAGAACCTACCATCGATAGTCGATGAGGTTGCCTTCTTCAAAGACAATATGTGGGTCCGTAACATTCTCGGTAAAAATACCATTGGGGGGATAGTCGGAAGCGGATTTAGCAATTGTGAAGGGGAGCTATGTCCAAGACGCAAGGCGCGAATGTTGAGAGAAATTGCGCACAAACGAAGTCTTAGGACTGACCTTGCCCGAGGGATTAACTTCTCCGAAGAGAATACTTGCAATGGCGTTTCCGGTTTCTTGACCTGGATAATAGGCAAAAATCACGGCAGTAATGTTGGGATGTTCAATCCAGTCGTCCATCCTACCACCCAAAACTAATGAGCAAGGCCAAGAAATAGCGGCTTCAAAAGTGAACGTACAAAATTTGCTGGCCACTAGACAAACAGCGATGAGAGGTGACATAACGCCTGCAAAACATCTACTTACGAATGGACTACGACAATAGTGTTGTTACATTCAGCCGCAACTGTTTTGATCAAGTTGTCTCCGTTACTCCAAGCGGTCAGGTTATCCCGATCACGACTTTCTGTTTGATACGCATACGTGAAAACAATGGAAGTATCGGCAATTTTCGCGCTCGTCTTTGCCGTCCCCAAATCCCAGTCGTTGAGCAACCAGTTAACTTGAGTTTCGTTTGCCGATGTCCTAGATTGAATGCCCTCTAGTGGAGTGACGATGTATGGAGCATATGCAGCTCCAGAGCCACCACCAATACTACTGGTACCCTAAAAGAAGGAAGATGAGGATCACTTTAACAAACTTGCGATATGATCGACTGACGTTGTTAGCATGGTCGGCGGTACACCTATTATCACTCCCGCAATAGAGCAAGGGGTTCGGACCGGAATCTGCCCAAACACCGCTACAAACTTGGACTTTTTCAAAGGAATCCCCCCTCCGTGAGTGCGCGTGTTCTTCAGCAGAGTCGCACTCTCCTCCCCAATTTTCCGAATGAGTTTGTAGTGATCAGCTTGAACATTTACGTTCGTGTTTCCCGGATTGAGTGCAAGGTATGTCTGGGATCCAATGCCGCTGGTGTTGTATTGTAGCGAAGGAAAGCCTTTGTCCTGTCCAAGTGCGTAATATGGTGTCAAGATACGATGCACCATGTCATCCAGTCGCCCAGCTGCACAGTCCCGTTCTTCACCAGTGCCACAAGGTCGGCCCCCCAGAAGCCAGTGCCTGGCATGGTCATGTCCATACCACCCAGCGCAGCGCCTTCGTTTGTCCAGTGAGCATACCAGTCAGACATGACATAGCCCTGATAGTCGAGCTCTCCCTTGAGGACCTGGTTGAGAGTGACATCGTCTTCGCACCCATGAGAGCCATTGACACGGTTGTAGGAACACATAATGGAACCTGTTCCAGCACGAAAGCCTCGACAAACGACAACAGGTATGTTTCGTGGAAGGTGGCCTAAAATCAATTAGTGGATGTGAGTAATGTTATATCTGGGATCAGACAATGTACCTACATCATCAACGTCTGAAGAAATTGGAAGGGGATGGTAGGTGCCGTTATAACGAGGGGGAAGCAGTTTCTGGTTTCGATATGTCTCTTGTTCATACAGTGAGTAATGCTTGCTCGTCGCTACAACTCCCCTATCTTGTATCCCCTTGACTGTAATGTACGACCCGATGCTTGAGAGATAAGGGTCTGCACTGAAGCCTTCCCAGTTGCGGCCACCCAATGGCGAGCGGCCAAGAGGGCCGCCGGTAACGGGAGCTAGCGCAACATGAACGCCTTTCCCTCTGAATTCGTCTGCTATTGCTACGGCTCTGTCGTATATGAGGTCGCGGTCCCATGTTGCGGCGACTGTTACCTGAGCAGGAAATTGGGAGGCAAAATCTGCAGGGCGCTGCAACCACAGTCTTAAGTGGCAAGTTGATCCTGGCAATAAATGACTACTTACAACGCCTGCAGGGCCGTCTTGTAGGCAGAAGGTAGGAATGTTAAGTCGGGGAACGGCGCCGGTGTTACCAGCACATGTGCTGCTCGACCCAATTCCGGTCGTTATATTTACTGAATTGGTTAAGTAAGATAGGGATATCAATCTATTGAACATAATCGGCACTCACCCTTCTCTTCGAGTGTCATCTTAGAAACTACCTCCTTTGCCTTGGCGAAGGCATGTTTCCATGCACTACCACCGTTCGCAAGAGCTATAAATACACGATCATTTTAGAATAAAACATTTCAGTCGGGTAAAACACATACGGCCGGACCAGGTTGAGTTGGTTGCTTGTCTGCGCTCCCCCGGCAGAGCAAGAGACGCGTTAAAGTACAGCACAAAGGATGCCGCGAGCAGAGATGTTCGCATGATTGAGGCACGTTTGTTTCATAGCCGTAGCATCAACCCTCAACGCCCGTATTATATTGTGTTTTAGGGGTATTGCTGATTGGAGCACCGGCATTTTTATGGGAACGTGTTGAGAGACCCTAAGTAGGTCATCTGCAAAGGCGAAATTCGTCGGAGAGTTATGCTTTCGAAGATGTCCGGGTTCAAGGATATTAACCCACCGTTAGAATGCAAGTGTAACGAATCTTTAGCCGAGACCTTCGAAAACATTATGCCACGAAGTGACGCTTGAGAGGAAGACGTGACCTAGTTAATGTCGCCCGCTCACTAATTTGCGCTGCACTTGAGAACTCAAGTCCTATGCTTCGCCACACCGTACGGGTCAAGCCATGTCGTGTTTTCGGCCGATATGGTCATTATCCGCGATGCTCTTATGGTTCCAAAATCGCCGAGACAGTGATGGAATCCAGCAGTTGAGCCGTCCAAATGATTCTCTATTCACTTCATGTACGAGTAACCCGATATTGAATATCGATATCCGAACCGAGAGGCTGGCTAGTCCACCATGAACATCATCGGGAGCAGCTATTTCGTTAGCACTGCCACCGCCTAAGCGCCAGCGCTTCGATCACACTAAAAGAGGATCTATGAACACGCTAAAGCTACTTTATATTTGTAGTCATTAAATATAGAACTTGATTAATTGATGTATTTGGTGGCGGGAACAGCTCTCTGGCTGTGTAGTCCCACCTTGGTTGATGTCAGTAAACCATGAGACTTCATTGTCAACCCTTTATGAGATCAGCTGCCTAATATGGTAAAATTTATTCATTAGTATTGATATATTGGGATTCTCTTAGTAGTGAGCACAGACCGACCTTTTCAGCAAATGCATACAATGTACTGGACAGGTGCGCGCTAACTTGTGTCGGCATCGCGCTCGCATCTACTACCCGCACGTTCTTAGTTCCGTATACTATCAATCTGCCGTCGACACATCCGCCCAGGTCACGAGACATCATTGCGCATGTGCCGACCG encodes:
- a CDS encoding glycoside hydrolase family 3 protein: MRTSLLAASFVLYFNASLALPGERRQATNSTWSGPLANGGSAWKHAFAKAKEVVSKMTLEEKVNITTGIGSSSTCAGNTGAVPRLNIPTFCLQDGPAGVRPADFASQFPAQVTVAATWDRDLIYDRAVAIADEFRGKGVHVALAPVTGGPLGRSPLGGRNWEGFSADPYLSSIGSYITVKGIQDRGVVATSKHYSLYEQETYRNQKLLPPRYNGTYHPLPISSDVDDVGHLPRNIPVVVCRGFRAGTGSIMCSYNRVNGSHGCEDDVTLNQVLKGELDYQGYVMSDWYAHWTNEGAALGGMDMTMPGTGFWGADLVALVKNGTDKGFPSLQYNTSGIGSQTYLALNPGNTNVNVQADHYKLIRKIGEESATLLKNTRTHGGGIPLKKSKCTADHANNGTSSIGGGSGAAYAPYIVTPLEGIQSRTSANETQVNWLLNDWDLGTAKTSAKIADTSIVFTYAYQTESRDRDNLTAWSNGDNLIKTVAAECNNTIVVVHSGQQILMDDWIEHPNITAVIFAYYPGQETGNAIASILFGEVNPSGKVSPKTSFLPFTIAKSASDYPPNGIFTENVTDPHIVFEEGNLIDYRWFDAKNITPRFEFGFGLSLTTFNYSNLKIRSTPGNPIDGIQLTKEPFDGSGTLYDIAYTVTATVKNTGSINGCEVTQLYLSYPSTQTSQPLRSLRGFDKLCLNRGESKTTSFKLRQKDYAVWDVVRQTWTIPKGEFTVHVGSSSRVLPLKSMFNV